The DNA region CAAGAGCGAACTGCTGCGCACCCTCGTCCTCGGCCTCGCCCTGACCAACTCCTCCGAGACGCTCAACTTCGTCCTGGTCGACTTCAAGGGTGGCGCCACCTTCCTGGGCCTGGAGGAACTCCCGCACACCTCCGCCGTCATCACCAACCTCGCCGACGAGGTCGCCCTGGTGGAGAGGATGCAGGACGCCCTGCACGGTGAACTCATCCGCCGCCAGGAGCTGTTGCGTTCCGCCGGCAACTACACCTCTGCCCTGGACTACGAGCGGGCCCGCGCCGGCGGGGCGGATCTCGCCCCGCTGCCCAGCCTGTTCGTGGTGGTCGACGAGTTCAGCGAACTCCTTTCCACGCACCGCGAGTTCATGGAGCTGTTCGTGATGATCGGCCGCCTCGGGCGCTCCCTCGGAGTGCACCTGCTGCTCGCCTCGCAGCGTCTGGACGAGGGCCGCATGCACCAGCTCGAGAGCCACCTTTCGTACCGCATCGGCCTGCGCACCTTCTCCGCCATGGAGAGCCGCGGCGTGCTCGGCGTCCCGGACGCGTACGAACTCCCGGCCCAGCCCGGCAGTGGCTACCTCAAGTCCGGGGTGGAGTCCCTGACCCGCTTCCGCGCCGCCTACTCCTCCGGCACGTACCGGCGTCGCACCGGCGCGGTGGTGCAGGCGCGGGTGGCCAGCCAGGTGGTGCCCTGGACCAGCGGCTGGGTGGTACCGCGTACCCCGGAAACCCCGGCCGCGCCGGAACCGGAGACCGAGGAGGCCGGCGACGAGGAGGCCCTGCTCGACGTGGCCCTCGACCGGCTGCGCGACTCCGGCCCCGCCGCCCACCAGGTGTGGCTGCCGCCGCTGGACGAGCCTTCTCCGCTGGACGTCCTGCTGCCCGGCATCACTCCCGACCCTGAGCGCGGTCTCACCGCGGCCGGCTGGCCGGGCACCGGCAGGCTGCGGGTCCCGGTCGGCCTCGTGGACAAGCCCTTCGAGCAGCGCCGCGACCCGCTCGTCGTGGACCTCTCCGGAGCCGGGGGCCACGTCGCGGTCGCGGGTGGCTCCCAGAGCGGCAAGTCCACCCTCGCCCGCACCCTGATCGCCGCTCTGGCTCTCACCCACACCCCCGCCGAGGTGCAGTTCTACTGCCTGGACTTCGGCGGCGGCGGCCTCTCGCAGCTCGCCGCCCTTCCGCACGTCGGTGGCGTCGCGGCACGGCTCAACCCGGAGCGGGTGCACCGGGCCGTCGCCGAGGTGATGACGCTGCTCGCCCGCCGCGAGCAGTTCTTCGTGGACCACACACTCGACTCCATGCAGTCCTACCGCCGGCGGCGGGCCGCCGGGGAGTTCCCCGACGAGCCCTTCGGCGACGTGTTCATGGTGGTCGACGGCTGGTCCACGGTCCGCCAGGACTACGACGACCTGATCCCGAAGTTCAACGAACTCGCCGCCCGGGGCCTCAACTACGGCATCCACCTGATCATCACCACCACCCGGTGGGTGGAGCTGTCCGCCCAGGTACGTGACCAGGCGGCCACCCGTCTCGAACTGCGGATGGGTGATCCGATGGACTCCGAGATCGACACCCGCAAGGCGCGTTCGGTGCCGCGCAGCGGCGGCCGCGGCATCACCGCCGAAAGCAAGATGCACTTCCTCGCCGGCCTGCCCCGGCTGGACGGCAGCGGCTCCCTCGACGACCTGGGTGAGGGCGTCACCCACCTGGTCACCGAGGTGTCCCGGAACTGGCCGGGCGCATCCGCCCCGCAGGTACGGATGCTGCCGCACCGGCTCCCGCTGGCCGAACTCCCCGCGCCCGAACCCACCGAGGGTGGCGGCATGCGTCTCCCCCTCGGCATCGACCAGGACGCCCTGGAACCCGTCTGGCACGACTTCAGCCGTACCCCGCACCTGATCGTGGTCGGCGACACCGAGAGCGGCAAGACCAACCTCCTGCGCAGCATCACCAAGGGCATCACCGCCCGCTACGCCCCGGACGAGGCGAAGATCATCGCGGTGGACTACCGCCGCACCCTGGTGGACGCCATCCCCGAGGACTACCGCATCGGGCACGTGATCTCACTGGACAACCTCACGGAGACGGTCGAGGGCGCGGCCCGCGCGTTGAAGACCCGCGTGCCCGGTGCGGACATCGCCCCGGCCCGTATGCGCACGTGCGACTGGTGGACGGGCCCGCGGCTGTTCATCCTGGTCGACGACTACGACATGGTCTCCGGCAACTCCTTCCAGAGCCCCTTCGAGCCACTCTTCGAGCATCTCACCCTCGGCTTCGAGATGGGCCTGCACCTGGTCGTCGCCCGCAGCGCCATGGGCGCGGGCCGGGGGCTCAGCGACGCCCTGATCCGGCGCCTGGACGAGGCCAACAACCCGGCCGTACTCCTCTCGTGCCCGCCCACGGAAGGCCGTCTCTTCGGGAACGCGAAGCCCTTGAACCTCCCGCCCGGCCGGGCCCTTCACATCGCCCGCCGCCGGCCGCGCCTGATGCAGACGGCCCTGGTGGAGGAGAGCCGGGGGCAGCAGGACTGATGAGGACGGCACCTTCCCGCGGCGTGCCGCGGGAGGGTGCCGTCCGTGCGAAGCCGTGACGTCAGCTCATTGCGTTCCCGTTCCGGGCGCTCCCGCCGGACGCCACCCCCGGGCGCGGGCGCGGGAGAAGACG from Streptomyces sp. B1I3 includes:
- the eccCa gene encoding type VII secretion protein EccCa; translated protein: MPEGQLTLQEPPVLAETVPDTSAIWTYLPMALMSVSMMLMFLRPGGGNGVFMYLAMGVMALSAGAMLLGQLMRRSSERKQRLKGERRDYLRYLAQTRKRVRSTIAEQQRALAWRHPEPGSLRSLARTSRLWERRPADEDFGEVRIAVGEQQLALTLEPVSTRPVEDLEPLCAHALRRFIRAYSTIPDQPLGLYLRSSARILLRPEEPLGGDPAEPGTPRAAEGGKDPGRDPGAEAARALVRAVLGQLAVFHAPEELWLAFCVSDERRPDWEWAKWLPHVLDPHEEDGAGHARRITADLAELDDLLGAEFAERPGFDPDARPGRDEPYTVVVLDGVTVPEGHRWEGHGYRNALALDMSGALRWRPGRNTLRLTVGPDRVSLVRTDRSRKERSVPLGRPDRLGPVGAESLARLLTPRRMSLGTDIAQPLDTDVELTTLLGIPDLHRHDPHTLFDRHTGSARLRVPIAVGVDGRPVELDIKESAQGGMGPHGMLIGATGSGKSELLRTLVLGLALTNSSETLNFVLVDFKGGATFLGLEELPHTSAVITNLADEVALVERMQDALHGELIRRQELLRSAGNYTSALDYERARAGGADLAPLPSLFVVVDEFSELLSTHREFMELFVMIGRLGRSLGVHLLLASQRLDEGRMHQLESHLSYRIGLRTFSAMESRGVLGVPDAYELPAQPGSGYLKSGVESLTRFRAAYSSGTYRRRTGAVVQARVASQVVPWTSGWVVPRTPETPAAPEPETEEAGDEEALLDVALDRLRDSGPAAHQVWLPPLDEPSPLDVLLPGITPDPERGLTAAGWPGTGRLRVPVGLVDKPFEQRRDPLVVDLSGAGGHVAVAGGSQSGKSTLARTLIAALALTHTPAEVQFYCLDFGGGGLSQLAALPHVGGVAARLNPERVHRAVAEVMTLLARREQFFVDHTLDSMQSYRRRRAAGEFPDEPFGDVFMVVDGWSTVRQDYDDLIPKFNELAARGLNYGIHLIITTTRWVELSAQVRDQAATRLELRMGDPMDSEIDTRKARSVPRSGGRGITAESKMHFLAGLPRLDGSGSLDDLGEGVTHLVTEVSRNWPGASAPQVRMLPHRLPLAELPAPEPTEGGGMRLPLGIDQDALEPVWHDFSRTPHLIVVGDTESGKTNLLRSITKGITARYAPDEAKIIAVDYRRTLVDAIPEDYRIGHVISLDNLTETVEGAARALKTRVPGADIAPARMRTCDWWTGPRLFILVDDYDMVSGNSFQSPFEPLFEHLTLGFEMGLHLVVARSAMGAGRGLSDALIRRLDEANNPAVLLSCPPTEGRLFGNAKPLNLPPGRALHIARRRPRLMQTALVEESRGQQD